Proteins co-encoded in one Marinobacter gudaonensis genomic window:
- the gspN gene encoding type II secretion system protein N — protein sequence MSDAQPKSFLRPGKLLVLLLLGLIVYSLALAVLVPAGWVWHHASGFVTLPQQVQVRQVAGKLWDGEAGLVVAGFPLRVDWSLNTPRFTEFSWPIDISVASSHSSLNGNVTIGWPASARLMATGQVTVAEFEELIRQSGGAMIEGEVTVDRLQLAWADNRIVEAEGIARWPGGLVTWPMGDQRGQAEFPPMQATMDTTQGGVALTVSAQSGDGGEGPAADATVFWNGMLELRVYKRMVDLAGQPWPDTARPGDIVFRVRQPLVPGL from the coding sequence ATGAGTGACGCCCAACCCAAATCCTTTCTGCGCCCAGGCAAGCTGCTTGTCCTTCTGCTGCTGGGGCTGATTGTTTACAGTCTGGCACTGGCTGTTCTGGTCCCCGCCGGCTGGGTGTGGCATCACGCCTCGGGTTTTGTGACCCTGCCGCAACAGGTGCAGGTTCGCCAGGTCGCCGGCAAGCTCTGGGATGGCGAGGCGGGCCTGGTGGTTGCCGGCTTTCCACTGCGCGTCGACTGGAGTCTGAATACGCCCAGGTTCACGGAGTTCTCCTGGCCGATCGACATTTCTGTGGCGTCGTCACACTCTTCCCTCAATGGCAATGTTACGATCGGATGGCCGGCCAGCGCACGGCTGATGGCCACCGGGCAGGTAACGGTTGCCGAGTTCGAGGAACTCATTCGCCAGAGTGGGGGTGCCATGATTGAGGGCGAGGTAACGGTTGATCGTCTGCAACTGGCCTGGGCAGATAACCGGATTGTCGAGGCCGAGGGCATTGCCCGATGGCCGGGTGGGCTGGTGACATGGCCCATGGGTGATCAGCGCGGCCAGGCCGAATTCCCGCCCATGCAGGCCACCATGGATACAACCCAGGGCGGCGTGGCATTGACCGTATCCGCCCAGAGTGGCGACGGTGGCGAGGGTCCGGCGGCGGACGCTACCGTGTTCTGGAACGGCATGCTGGAGCTGCGGGTCTACAAACGCATGGTGGATCTTGCCGGACAGCCCTGGCCAGACACTGCGCGCCCGGGCGACATTGTGTTCCGGGTTCGTCAGCCCCTGGTGCCGGGGCTGTGA
- a CDS encoding AmpG family muropeptide MFS transporter: MIALLFLGFSAGLPFLLVFSTLNARLADVGVETATIGFFSWLGITYSIKVFWAPVVDRLQLPLLDRLLGKRRSWILFAQMGIATGLYLMAQVDATTAPEIMALCGLLVAFSSATQDVAIDAYRIEIAEERLQAALAATYIFGYRLALLVAGAGALYLAEFWSWQVSYEVMAALVGVGALTVLVVREPAVNHFAAAQDIAHKIEQEAARRSHLNPRLARLVGWFYAAVAGPFLDFFRRYRELALIILLMVAVYRISDIAMGVMANPFYLDFMGFSKTQVADVTKIFGFFMTIAGSLIGGVLVVRYGVRRILLLGAIMTAATNLFFVGLAQYPPNIMSLAAVVSADNLSGGIANVALIAWLSSMTSASFTATQYALFSSLMTLPGKFIGGFSGIVVAGFGYAEFFLIAGLMGVPAILLAVFMIRHGNRLDALAPRNEEKPEGELEGRSV; encoded by the coding sequence GTGATCGCACTCCTGTTCCTGGGGTTTTCCGCCGGTCTTCCGTTCCTGCTGGTGTTCTCCACCCTGAACGCCCGGTTGGCGGATGTGGGTGTGGAGACTGCCACCATTGGTTTCTTCAGTTGGCTGGGCATTACCTATTCCATCAAGGTGTTCTGGGCGCCGGTGGTGGATCGTTTGCAGTTGCCGCTTCTGGACCGACTGTTGGGCAAGCGCCGGAGCTGGATCCTGTTCGCCCAGATGGGGATTGCCACGGGGTTGTATCTGATGGCGCAAGTGGATGCCACCACGGCGCCAGAGATCATGGCCCTGTGCGGTCTGCTGGTGGCCTTCTCCTCCGCTACCCAGGATGTGGCGATTGACGCCTACCGCATCGAGATTGCCGAGGAGCGGTTGCAGGCGGCTCTCGCAGCCACCTACATCTTTGGTTATCGGCTCGCCCTGCTGGTGGCCGGCGCGGGCGCCTTGTACCTCGCGGAGTTCTGGTCCTGGCAGGTGTCCTATGAAGTCATGGCGGCCCTGGTGGGTGTGGGGGCGCTCACCGTGCTGGTGGTTCGCGAGCCGGCGGTCAACCATTTCGCCGCTGCCCAGGACATCGCCCACAAGATCGAACAGGAAGCGGCTCGTCGCAGCCACCTGAATCCGCGTCTGGCACGGCTGGTCGGCTGGTTCTATGCGGCCGTGGCGGGGCCGTTCCTGGACTTCTTCCGGCGCTATCGGGAACTGGCGCTGATTATCCTTTTGATGGTGGCGGTTTACCGGATTTCCGACATTGCCATGGGCGTGATGGCTAATCCCTTCTACCTGGATTTCATGGGCTTCAGCAAAACCCAGGTGGCGGATGTGACCAAGATTTTCGGCTTTTTCATGACCATCGCCGGTTCGCTGATCGGCGGGGTGCTGGTGGTTCGTTATGGCGTGCGCCGCATCCTCTTGCTCGGGGCGATCATGACAGCGGCGACCAACCTGTTCTTCGTTGGCCTGGCACAGTACCCGCCCAATATCATGTCCCTTGCCGCCGTGGTCAGTGCCGACAACCTCAGTGGCGGTATTGCCAACGTGGCCCTGATTGCCTGGCTCTCGAGCATGACCAGTGCTTCGTTTACTGCCACCCAGTACGCTTTGTTCAGCTCGCTGATGACCCTGCCGGGTAAGTTCATCGGAGGCTTCTCTGGCATTGTGGTAGCCGGGTTCGGTTATGCGGAATTCTTCCTGATTGCTGGACTCATGGGCGTGCCCGCCATTCTGCTGGCGGTGTTCATGATCCGCCACGGCAACCGGCTGGATGCCCTGGCGCCCAGGAATGAAGAGAAGCCCGAGGGCGAACTGGAAGGCCGCTCGGTATAG
- a CDS encoding SDR family oxidoreductase yields the protein MKLQDSVIAITGGGQGLGRAMGEYLAARGAKVALIDLVPEKLDDAVAACKAAGIEARSYVCNVAREEDVEKTFQAIVNDFGHLNGLVNNAGILRDGLMVKVKDGEIERRMELSQWQAVIDVNLTGVFLCGREAATQMIKNGDQGAIINIASISRAGNMGQSNYSAAKAGVSALVPVWAKELARYGIRCAGIAPGFVETEMTASMKPEALEKMTAGIPLKRMGKPEEIASAAAFIFENDYLSGRMIEVDGALRL from the coding sequence ATGAAACTTCAAGATTCCGTGATTGCAATTACCGGCGGTGGCCAGGGCCTTGGCCGTGCCATGGGTGAATATCTGGCGGCCAGGGGTGCGAAAGTCGCGCTGATCGACCTGGTGCCGGAAAAGCTGGATGACGCCGTTGCCGCGTGCAAGGCCGCCGGCATCGAGGCCCGTAGCTACGTATGCAACGTCGCCAGGGAAGAAGACGTTGAGAAAACCTTTCAGGCCATCGTCAACGACTTTGGTCACCTCAACGGCCTGGTGAACAACGCCGGTATCCTTCGCGATGGACTGATGGTGAAAGTGAAAGACGGCGAGATTGAGCGCCGGATGGAGCTGTCCCAGTGGCAGGCGGTGATCGACGTTAACCTCACCGGCGTGTTCCTCTGTGGCCGGGAAGCGGCTACACAGATGATCAAGAATGGCGACCAGGGCGCGATCATCAACATCGCCTCCATTTCCCGCGCGGGCAACATGGGCCAAAGCAACTACTCCGCCGCCAAGGCTGGCGTGTCAGCCCTGGTGCCTGTGTGGGCCAAGGAACTGGCGCGCTACGGCATCCGCTGTGCCGGCATCGCCCCGGGCTTCGTAGAAACGGAAATGACGGCCTCTATGAAGCCGGAAGCCCTGGAGAAGATGACCGCAGGTATTCCGCTCAAGCGCATGGGCAAGCCTGAGGAAATTGCCTCGGCGGCAGCCTTCATTTTTGAGAACGACTACCTGTCTGGCCGGATGATTGAGGTGGATGGGGCCCTGCGGCTCTGA
- a CDS encoding FxsA family protein, producing MSVFLFLFIIMPIAEMAVLIKVGGMIGVLNTVGLVLLTAVIGAWLLRKQGLATLLKANQRLNSGELPAREVAEGLILAVGGALLLTPGFITDTIGFLCLIPGTRHWLAAQALKRMVASGQSRSFYFRAGGGADPFGQDPFGGRENPFGRQRPFDRDSEGNIIEGEYQDETETDRDRIEKK from the coding sequence TTGTCCGTATTCCTGTTTCTATTCATCATCATGCCCATCGCCGAGATGGCGGTGCTGATCAAGGTGGGCGGCATGATCGGTGTGCTTAATACCGTTGGTCTCGTGCTGCTGACCGCCGTGATCGGCGCCTGGCTGCTGCGTAAGCAGGGCCTGGCAACACTGCTGAAAGCCAACCAGCGACTCAACAGCGGGGAATTGCCGGCCAGGGAAGTGGCTGAAGGGCTGATTCTGGCCGTGGGTGGTGCGTTGTTGCTCACGCCGGGCTTTATCACAGATACCATTGGATTCCTCTGTCTGATCCCGGGTACCCGTCATTGGCTGGCCGCTCAGGCCCTCAAAAGGATGGTCGCCTCCGGGCAGAGCCGCAGCTTCTATTTTCGGGCCGGTGGAGGCGCTGATCCTTTTGGTCAGGATCCTTTCGGCGGCCGCGAAAACCCCTTTGGGCGGCAGCGACCGTTCGATCGCGACAGCGAAGGCAACATCATTGAGGGCGAGTATCAGGACGAGACCGAAACCGATCGGGATCGCATCGAAAAAAAGTGA
- a CDS encoding MGMT family protein: MSEPTKDQRIWQVVAAIPRGRVASYGQVAAMAGLGRQARYIGRALGKLPTGHNIPWFRVIRSNGQIAFPEGSDAYNEQVGRLRDEGVEVTTGRVSMSRFQWQP; the protein is encoded by the coding sequence ATGTCAGAGCCCACAAAAGACCAGAGAATCTGGCAAGTCGTTGCCGCCATCCCACGCGGCAGGGTAGCCAGCTACGGCCAGGTCGCGGCCATGGCTGGCCTTGGGCGGCAGGCGAGATACATCGGCCGTGCCCTGGGCAAGCTGCCGACCGGCCACAACATACCCTGGTTCCGCGTTATCCGGAGTAATGGCCAGATTGCGTTCCCCGAAGGCTCGGACGCCTACAATGAACAGGTTGGGAGATTGAGGGATGAAGGGGTGGAGGTCACCACTGGCCGTGTCTCCATGAGCCGATTCCAGTGGCAACCTTAA
- the groL gene encoding chaperonin GroEL (60 kDa chaperone family; promotes refolding of misfolded polypeptides especially under stressful conditions; forms two stacked rings of heptamers to form a barrel-shaped 14mer; ends can be capped by GroES; misfolded proteins enter the barrel where they are refolded when GroES binds) — MAAKDVKFGDSARKRMVAGVNILADAVKVTLGPKGRNVVLEKSFGAPTITKDGVSVAKEIELKDKFENMGAQMVKEVASQANESAGDGTTTATVLAQSIVNEGIKAVTAGMNPMDLKRGIDKATAEAVKAIREMAKPCDDSKMIAQVGTISANGDQTIGKIIADAMEKVGKEGVITVEEGRGLEDELDVVEGMQFDRGYLSPYFINNQDNMSAELDDPYILLVDKKISNIRELLPVLESVAKAGKPLQIIAEDIEGEALATLVVNNMRGIVKVNAVKAPGFGDRRKEMLQDIAILTGGTVISEEVGLTLENTTLDDLGTAKRVNVTKENTTIIGGAGAQADIEARVDQIRKQIEDSTSDYDKEKLQERVAKLAGGVAVIKVGAGSEVEMKEKKARVEDALHSTRAAVEEGIVAGGGVTLIRAIAALGKVDAINEEQKAGVNILRRAMEAPLRQIVFNAGGESSVVVAKVKEGEGSFGFNAATEQYGDMLEMGILDPAKVTRSSLQAAASVASLIITTEAMVADEPEDEKAGGGMPDMGGMGGMGGMGGMM; from the coding sequence ATGGCAGCAAAAGACGTTAAATTCGGTGATAGTGCACGCAAGCGCATGGTCGCAGGCGTCAACATCCTGGCAGACGCGGTGAAAGTAACCCTCGGCCCGAAAGGCCGGAACGTGGTTCTGGAAAAGTCCTTCGGCGCACCGACCATCACCAAAGACGGTGTGTCCGTGGCCAAGGAAATCGAACTGAAAGACAAGTTCGAGAACATGGGCGCCCAGATGGTGAAGGAAGTGGCTTCCCAGGCCAACGAGAGTGCCGGTGACGGCACCACTACGGCCACTGTACTGGCCCAGTCCATCGTTAACGAGGGCATCAAGGCCGTCACTGCCGGTATGAATCCCATGGACCTGAAGCGGGGCATCGACAAGGCCACTGCCGAGGCCGTGAAAGCCATCCGTGAAATGGCCAAGCCTTGTGACGACAGCAAGATGATTGCCCAGGTAGGCACCATCTCCGCCAACGGCGACCAGACCATCGGCAAGATCATCGCCGACGCCATGGAAAAAGTCGGCAAAGAAGGTGTCATCACAGTTGAGGAAGGCCGTGGCCTGGAAGACGAGCTGGACGTGGTTGAAGGCATGCAGTTTGACCGCGGCTACCTGAGCCCGTACTTCATCAACAACCAGGACAACATGTCTGCCGAGCTGGATGACCCTTACATCCTGCTGGTCGACAAGAAGATCTCCAACATTCGCGAACTGCTGCCGGTGCTGGAATCCGTTGCCAAGGCGGGCAAGCCGCTGCAGATCATTGCCGAGGACATCGAGGGCGAAGCCCTGGCGACCCTGGTTGTGAACAACATGCGTGGCATCGTGAAAGTCAACGCCGTCAAGGCACCCGGCTTTGGTGACCGTCGCAAGGAGATGCTGCAGGACATCGCTATCCTGACCGGTGGTACCGTGATTTCCGAGGAAGTGGGCCTGACCCTGGAGAACACCACTCTGGATGACCTGGGTACCGCCAAGCGTGTGAACGTGACCAAGGAAAACACCACCATCATCGGCGGTGCCGGCGCGCAGGCAGACATCGAAGCCCGCGTTGACCAGATCCGCAAGCAGATCGAAGACAGCACCTCCGACTACGACAAGGAGAAGCTGCAGGAGCGTGTGGCCAAGCTGGCTGGCGGTGTTGCCGTCATCAAGGTGGGCGCCGGTTCTGAAGTGGAAATGAAAGAGAAAAAGGCTCGCGTTGAAGACGCGCTGCACTCCACCCGCGCTGCCGTTGAAGAAGGCATCGTGGCTGGTGGTGGCGTTACCCTGATCCGTGCCATCGCGGCTCTGGGCAAGGTGGATGCCATCAACGAAGAGCAGAAGGCCGGCGTAAACATTCTGCGCCGTGCCATGGAAGCACCGCTGCGTCAGATCGTGTTCAACGCAGGCGGTGAGTCGTCAGTCGTGGTTGCCAAGGTGAAGGAAGGCGAAGGCTCCTTCGGCTTCAACGCCGCCACCGAGCAGTATGGCGACATGCTGGAGATGGGTATCCTGGATCCTGCCAAGGTGACCCGTTCCTCCCTGCAGGCGGCCGCTTCTGTGGCATCTCTGATCATCACCACCGAGGCGATGGTTGCCGACGAGCCGGAAGACGAGAAAGCCGGCGGCGGCATGCCAGACATGGGTGGCATGGGCGGAATGGGAGGCATGGGCGGCATGATGTAA
- the groES gene encoding co-chaperone GroES yields the protein MKIRPLHDRVVVRRKEEEEKTAGGIVLPGNAKEKPSQGEVIAVGNGRILDNGETRSLAVKVGDTVVFGQYAGNTVKIDGEELLIMSESDIYGVLE from the coding sequence ATGAAAATTCGTCCGCTACACGATCGTGTTGTCGTACGCCGTAAGGAAGAAGAAGAGAAAACTGCGGGTGGCATCGTGCTGCCGGGTAACGCCAAAGAGAAGCCTTCCCAGGGCGAAGTGATCGCCGTGGGTAACGGTCGCATCCTGGACAACGGCGAAACCCGCTCACTGGCGGTCAAGGTGGGTGACACCGTGGTCTTCGGTCAGTACGCCGGTAACACCGTCAAGATCGACGGCGAAGAGCTCCTTATCATGAGCGAGAGCGACATTTACGGCGTGCTCGAGTGA